In one window of Acidovorax sp. HDW3 DNA:
- a CDS encoding efflux RND transporter periplasmic adaptor subunit produces the protein MMPRLPATTAKRTLAWLLAAACALPWAASAHEGHDDAPPPAASGDSPRRLPDGSVFLPKPSQHQLGLRTAVLQDGQHPQAFELNATVVMDPNAGGKVQAALAGRLQAGPQGLPSVGQSVKKGQVLAYVQPINGNLEQASQRAQQAELQAAQHLAQQRLARLQALADTVARKDIEAAQSEVDSLTRRLAAIGAGLAQRDTLVAPVSGVVASASAAVGQIVDAREQVFEVVDPTRWHIEALAYDPAQAQNIAGAQLAWNGASVPLRFIGAARSLREQALPLTFAGAAAQLAGLALGQSLRLQVHTRAQVAGQRLPLAALQKNAANQSIVWVKTAPEQFAPRAVRYTPLDGVDVVVTEGLHAGERVATQGAALLNQVR, from the coding sequence ATGATGCCCCGCCTGCCTGCCACCACCGCCAAGCGCACCCTGGCCTGGCTGCTCGCAGCCGCCTGTGCCCTGCCTTGGGCGGCCAGTGCCCACGAGGGCCACGACGACGCCCCGCCGCCCGCCGCCAGCGGCGACAGCCCCCGGCGCCTGCCCGACGGCAGCGTGTTTTTGCCCAAACCCAGCCAGCACCAATTGGGCCTGCGCACCGCCGTGCTGCAAGACGGGCAGCACCCGCAGGCATTTGAATTGAACGCCACCGTGGTCATGGACCCCAACGCCGGCGGCAAGGTGCAGGCCGCCCTGGCCGGGCGCTTGCAGGCCGGGCCGCAGGGCCTGCCCAGCGTGGGCCAGAGCGTGAAAAAAGGCCAGGTGCTGGCCTATGTGCAGCCCATCAACGGCAACCTGGAGCAGGCCAGCCAGCGCGCCCAGCAGGCCGAGCTGCAGGCCGCGCAGCACCTGGCGCAGCAGCGTCTGGCGCGCCTGCAGGCGCTGGCCGACACCGTGGCACGCAAAGACATCGAGGCCGCGCAAAGCGAGGTGGACAGCCTCACGCGCCGCCTGGCGGCCATTGGCGCCGGGCTGGCGCAGCGCGACACGCTGGTGGCCCCGGTCAGCGGGGTGGTGGCCTCGGCCAGCGCCGCCGTCGGCCAAATCGTCGATGCCCGCGAGCAGGTGTTTGAAGTGGTCGATCCCACGCGCTGGCACATCGAGGCCCTGGCCTACGACCCGGCGCAGGCGCAAAACATTGCCGGTGCGCAACTGGCCTGGAACGGCGCGAGCGTGCCGCTGCGCTTCATTGGCGCGGCGCGCAGCCTGCGCGAGCAGGCCCTGCCGCTGACCTTTGCTGGCGCGGCGGCGCAGCTCGCCGGCCTGGCCCTGGGCCAGAGCCTGCGCCTGCAGGTGCACACGCGCGCGCAGGTGGCGGGCCAGCGCCTGCCGCTGGCGGCGCTGCAAAAAAATGCGGCCAACCAGAGCATCGTCTGGGTCAAGACTGCGCCCGAGCAGTTCGCCCCGCGTGCGGTGCGCTACACGCCGCTCGACGGCGTCGATGTGGTCGTGACCGAGGGCCTGCACGCCGGTGAGCGCGTGGCCACGCAAGGCGCGGCGCTGCTCAACCAGGTGCGTTGA
- the ahpF gene encoding alkyl hydroperoxide reductase subunit F — protein MLDDNLKAQLAAYLERVQQPFELVASLDDSDTSAQMRELLTTIAGLRSDKITARFDGQDARKPSFALQRPDGGQSLRFAGLPLGHEFTSLVLALLWTGGHPPKVEQDLIEQVRALAPVGDGDFNFEVYMSLTCHNCPDVVQALALMAVLNPKVKTTVIEGGAFQQEVTEREIMAVPIVYLNGAVFGAGRMELAEIVAKLDTGAAAREAAKLSAKEAFDVLIVGGGPAGAAAAVYAARKGIRTGVAAERFGGQVNDTLDIENYISVPHTEGPQFAAALERHVREYDVDVMNLQRAKALRPAAAPGGLIEVEMDNGAVLQSKTVILSTGARWRNMNVPGEEQYRTKGVAYCPHCDGPLYKGKRVAVIGGGNSGVEAAIDLAGVVAHVTVFEFMPQLKADAVLQKKLASLPNVEVILNAQTTEVLGDGSKVNALAYKDRATGEDKRVALEGIFVQIGLLPNTDWLKGTVALSKFGEIEIDARGQTSVPGVFAAGDCTTAAYKQIIIAAGAGATAALSAFDHLIRTSA, from the coding sequence ATGCTCGACGACAACCTCAAAGCCCAACTCGCCGCCTACCTGGAGCGCGTGCAGCAACCCTTCGAGCTGGTGGCCTCCCTGGACGACAGCGACACCAGCGCGCAGATGCGCGAGCTGCTCACCACCATCGCCGGCCTGCGCAGCGACAAGATCACCGCCCGTTTTGATGGACAGGATGCACGCAAGCCCTCGTTTGCCCTGCAGCGCCCGGACGGCGGCCAGAGCCTGCGCTTTGCCGGCCTGCCGCTGGGGCACGAATTCACCTCGCTGGTGCTGGCGCTTTTGTGGACGGGCGGCCATCCGCCCAAGGTGGAGCAAGACCTGATCGAGCAGGTGCGGGCCCTTGCGCCCGTGGGTGATGGCGACTTCAACTTCGAGGTCTACATGAGCCTGACCTGCCACAACTGCCCGGACGTGGTGCAGGCGCTCGCGCTCATGGCCGTGCTCAACCCGAAGGTGAAAACGACCGTCATCGAAGGCGGCGCCTTCCAGCAGGAGGTGACCGAGCGCGAAATCATGGCCGTGCCCATCGTCTATTTGAATGGCGCGGTGTTCGGCGCGGGCCGCATGGAGCTGGCTGAAATCGTCGCCAAGCTCGACACCGGCGCTGCCGCGCGCGAAGCGGCCAAGCTCAGCGCCAAAGAGGCGTTCGATGTGCTCATCGTCGGTGGTGGCCCCGCCGGCGCAGCCGCTGCCGTGTATGCAGCGCGCAAGGGCATACGCACCGGCGTGGCCGCCGAGCGCTTTGGCGGCCAGGTGAACGACACGCTGGACATTGAAAACTACATCTCCGTCCCGCACACCGAGGGCCCGCAGTTCGCCGCCGCGCTGGAGCGCCATGTGCGCGAATACGACGTGGACGTGATGAACCTGCAGCGCGCCAAGGCCCTGCGCCCGGCTGCCGCACCCGGCGGGCTGATCGAGGTGGAAATGGACAACGGCGCGGTGCTGCAAAGCAAAACCGTCATCCTCAGCACTGGCGCGCGCTGGCGCAACATGAACGTGCCGGGCGAGGAGCAGTACCGCACCAAGGGCGTGGCCTACTGCCCGCACTGCGACGGCCCGCTGTACAAGGGCAAGCGCGTGGCCGTGATCGGCGGCGGCAACTCGGGCGTGGAGGCGGCGATCGACCTCGCCGGCGTGGTCGCGCACGTCACGGTGTTCGAGTTCATGCCGCAATTGAAGGCCGACGCCGTGCTGCAGAAAAAGCTCGCCAGCCTCCCCAACGTCGAGGTCATCCTCAACGCCCAGACCACCGAAGTGCTGGGCGACGGCAGCAAGGTCAACGCCCTGGCCTACAAGGACCGCGCCACAGGCGAGGACAAGCGCGTGGCGCTGGAGGGCATCTTCGTGCAGATCGGCCTCTTGCCCAACACCGATTGGCTCAAGGGCACGGTGGCGTTGTCGAAGTTCGGCGAGATCGAGATCGACGCGCGCGGCCAGACCAGCGTACCCGGCGTGTTCGCCGCCGGCGACTGCACCACGGCGGCGTACAAGCAAATCATCATCGCCGCCGGCGCCGGGGCGACCGCCGCGCTGAGCGCGTTCGACCACCTGATCCGCACCAGCGCTTGA
- the ahpC gene encoding alkyl hydroperoxide reductase subunit C has translation MSLINTQVQPFKTTAFVNRSGKGEFIEVTEQSLKGQWSVLIFMPAAFTFNCPTEIEDAAEHYAEFQKAGAEVYIVTTDTHFSHKVWHETSDAVGKAKFPLVGDPTHQLTNAFGVHIPEEGLALRGTFVINPEGTIKTLEIHSNEIARDVAETLRKLKAAQFTAAHPDQVCPAKWKEGAKTLTPSLDLVGKI, from the coding sequence ATGTCTCTCATCAACACCCAAGTGCAACCCTTCAAGACCACCGCCTTCGTCAACCGCAGCGGCAAGGGCGAGTTCATCGAAGTGACCGAGCAAAGCCTCAAGGGCCAGTGGTCGGTGCTGATCTTCATGCCCGCTGCCTTCACCTTCAACTGCCCGACCGAGATCGAAGACGCCGCCGAGCACTACGCCGAGTTCCAGAAGGCCGGCGCCGAGGTGTACATCGTCACCACCGACACGCATTTCTCGCACAAGGTGTGGCACGAAACGTCGGACGCCGTGGGCAAGGCCAAATTCCCCCTGGTCGGCGACCCGACGCACCAGCTGACCAACGCCTTCGGCGTGCACATCCCTGAAGAGGGCCTGGCGCTGCGCGGCACCTTCGTCATCAACCCCGAAGGCACGATCAAGACGCTGGAGATCCACTCCAACGAAATCGCCCGCGACGTCGCCGAAACCCTGCGCAAGCTCAAGGCGGCCCAGTTCACGGCAGCGCATCCTGACCAGGTGTGCCCGGCCAAGTGGAAGGAAGGCGCCAAGACCCTGACCCCTTCGCTGGACCTGGTCGGCAAGATCTAA
- a CDS encoding TolC family protein, whose protein sequence is MPLRSFRSLFCLALLGSAGLQPASAAPDLASLFAQAWQRQPEAQAAALRHQAAQAERASADSWSPEPAALSLEGKTDRWQRNDGSRELSLGVSLPLWLPGERSRKAALGDAEVDAASERLRATQWNLAASVRQAWWDGQRARSALALAQDNLVSARQLAADVQRRFDAGDMARSELLQAQAALAQAEAVEAQAQGGCRAAAATLAQWSGAVLLPCAGDAVADEALGAEPALATDGVLPLADAHPLLADAQAQASVAQRSAELLAVQRRANPTLNLATTRDRGAADERYQRSVTIGITVPLGAGVRAQARESAALAQALEAQTRSSQERERLHAQAQAAQARAAAAAVQRDALARSAALAQQSRTFVARAFALGEADWPTRLRVEQEAQQAQRQAALARIDAAAAQSDLRQALGLLPE, encoded by the coding sequence ATGCCTTTGCGTTCTTTTCGATCCCTTTTTTGCCTGGCCCTGCTGGGCAGCGCCGGGCTGCAGCCCGCCAGCGCTGCGCCGGACTTGGCCAGCCTGTTTGCACAAGCCTGGCAGCGCCAGCCCGAGGCCCAGGCCGCAGCGCTGCGCCACCAGGCCGCCCAGGCCGAGCGCGCCAGCGCCGACAGCTGGAGCCCCGAACCCGCCGCCCTCAGCCTGGAGGGCAAAACCGACCGCTGGCAGCGCAACGATGGCAGCCGCGAGCTGAGCCTGGGCGTGAGCCTGCCGCTGTGGCTGCCCGGCGAGCGCAGCCGCAAAGCCGCGCTGGGCGACGCCGAAGTGGATGCGGCCAGTGAGCGCCTGCGCGCCACGCAATGGAACTTGGCCGCCAGCGTGCGCCAGGCCTGGTGGGATGGCCAGCGCGCGCGCAGCGCCCTGGCCCTGGCGCAGGACAACCTGGTGAGCGCGCGCCAGCTCGCAGCCGACGTGCAGCGCCGTTTTGACGCCGGTGACATGGCGCGCAGCGAGCTGCTGCAAGCCCAGGCCGCACTCGCCCAGGCCGAGGCCGTAGAGGCCCAGGCCCAGGGCGGCTGCCGCGCCGCTGCCGCCACCCTGGCGCAATGGAGTGGTGCGGTGCTGCTGCCCTGCGCCGGGGACGCGGTAGCCGACGAGGCGCTGGGCGCCGAACCCGCGCTGGCCACCGACGGTGTGTTGCCCCTGGCCGATGCCCACCCGCTGCTGGCCGACGCCCAGGCCCAGGCCAGCGTGGCGCAGCGCAGCGCCGAATTGCTGGCCGTGCAGCGCCGCGCCAACCCCACGCTCAACCTCGCCACCACGCGCGACCGGGGCGCCGCCGATGAGCGCTACCAGCGCAGCGTCACCATCGGCATCACCGTACCGCTGGGCGCCGGCGTGCGCGCCCAGGCGCGCGAGAGCGCCGCCCTGGCCCAGGCCCTGGAGGCGCAAACGCGCAGCTCGCAAGAACGCGAGCGCCTGCACGCACAGGCGCAGGCCGCGCAGGCGCGCGCTGCTGCTGCTGCCGTTCAGCGCGACGCCCTGGCGCGCAGTGCCGCCCTGGCGCAGCAAAGCCGCACTTTTGTGGCCCGGGCCTTTGCCCTGGGCGAGGCCGATTGGCCCACCCGGCTGCGCGTGGAGCAAGAGGCCCAACAGGCCCAGCGCCAGGCTGCGCTGGCGCGCATCGACGCCGCCGCCGCGCAGTCCGATCTGCGCCAGGCGCTGGGTTTGTTGCCTGAATGA